From the genome of Streptomyces sp. NBC_00523:
GTCCACGTGACCATCGTAGGACCGCGCGCACCCCAAGGACAGGGCGCGACCGGGCAGGACGCCTGCTACGGGGCGGACTTGAGGGGCGTTTCGTCGTGACGCGCCTGGATGCGGGCGATCACGCGCTCCCGTCCCAGGTTCCTGGCCTCGCGGAGCTTGGCCTCGGCCAGGAGCACGGGAACCCAGAGCAGCCAGCCCCACAGGCTGAAGTCCAGCACCCCGCTCAGCACCAGTGCCTTGTTCAGGCCGAACGACGCCGCGAACGTCAACACGTACGCGGCGACCCGGTGCGCGAGGAGCAGGCGCAGGGGGGCGTTCCGGGCGCCCTGGAGCAGCTCGACCGCCGCGGCGGTTTCGGCTGCCCGCAGGTCTTCGCCGGTGTCCCCGGCGGACTCGCCCCGGGCGGCCCGCCGCAGCGCGTCGGTGACGAGCACGCTCTGCTCCGCCACAGCCGTCTGCTCGGCCTGCCCGCGAGCGGCGGCCATGTACAGGTCGTCCCAATACCCGCGGCCGGCCCAGCCCGTCGCGTCGTCGACCCGTTCGCGCTCGGGTGACCCGGGCGGGGCCAGCTCCTCGATTCTTTCCCGCAGAACCGCCGCACGGCGCGCCCGTCCCGGGAAGTCGAAGCTGTCCGAGCGGAGGCACAGCTCCAGATACGACACCATGAGCCCGAGGTCGTCCTCCGCCAGGGCGAGGCCCTTGCGATAGGCCGTCTCGGCCTCACGGTCGTGGTCGTCGTCGTCTTCCGCGGCGTGCGCCTGTCCGAGCCAGCGGTAGAGAGCCGGATCGGGTCCGCACTCGTCGAGCCCCGCTTCCGCGGCCTTCCTCACGGCCGCGTGGCCACCCACCGCGAAGAGCTCCGAGCAACGCGCCACGTACTGCTGCTGTTCCATACCCCACCCCAGGCGTACGAGCCGTCAACCTCTGATGTACTCGGCGCCGCTCTAGCCGAGCGGCAGTCCGCGGGCGGTGTAGCGCTCGCCCTGGTGCTCGACCACGAGGGGCAGGCCGAAGCAGAGGGAGAGGTTGCGGGAGGTGAGCTCGGTCTCCATGGGGCCGGCGGCGAGCACCTTGCCCTGGCGGATCATGAGGACGTGGGTGAAGCCGGGGGCGATCTCCTCGACGTGGTGGGTCACCATGATCATGGAGGGCGCGTACGGGTCGCGGGCCAGCCGGCCGAGGCGGCGGACCAGGTCCTCGCGGCCGCCGAGGTCGAGACCGGCGGCGGGCTCGTCCAGGAGGAGCAGTTCGGGGTCGGTCATCATGGCGCGGGCGATCAGGGTGCGCTTGCGCTCGCCCTCGGAGAGGGTGCCGAACTTGCGGTCGAGGTACTCGGTCATGCCGAGCCGGTCGAGGAAGGCGCGGGCGCGGTCCTCGTCCACCTTGTCGTAGTTCTCGTTCCAGGTGGCGGTCATGCCGTAGGCGGCGGTGAGCACCGTCTGGAGGACCGTCTGGCGGCGGGGCAGCTTCTCGGCCAGGGCGACGCCCGCGATGCCGATGCGGGGGCGCAGGTCGAAGACGTCGGTACCGACGCCGCCGAGGCGCTCGCCGAGGACGCTGACGGTGCCCTTGGTAGGGAAGAGGTAGCTGGACGCGATGTTGAGCAGGGTGGTCTTGCCGGCGCCGTTGGGGCCGAGGATGACCCAGCGCTCACCCTCCTTGACCGACCAGGAGACGTCGTCCACCAGAGCGCGTCCGTCGCGGACCACGGATACGTCCACCAGCTCCAGTACATCGCTCATGAGCGCGTTGTCTCCCCATGCAGTGTCGAGATCGTCGCGTGCCTGTGGGCACAGCTCCCAGGGAAAACCTACGCCACCGCGTGAGTACCGGCGGCGCTGGGCCCGCCGTCGCGGACCCGGCCGTGCCCCGCAAGACACCCCCTAGGCTGTCCGCATGCTTTCGGAACCACGTTCAGGGCTGCTGGCCGCCTGGGGGAACGCGTTGCTGGCGGGGCTCGTGTCCCCGGACGACGCGGCGCTCGCCATCGTCGGGGAGGACGCGGTGCACCGCGTCGAGGGGCTGCCGGGTGAGGCCGGTCCGGTCGGGCTGACGTTCGCCCTGGGGCGGCTGCGGGCGCTGGGGGTGAGCGGCTTCCGGGTCGCGCTGCCGGTGCCGGGGCATCCGCTGGGGCTGAGCGGTCCGGCCGATTTCAACGCCCGGGCCCTGGAGGCGGAGGAGGCCGTGGTGACCCACGGCGCCCCGTACGGGCTGGTGCCCGAGGTGCGCGAGGCGGGCCCGGCCGGCGATGTGCACGTGGACGTGGTGTGGCACTGCCTGGCGGTACGGGAGGCTCCGCCGGCCGACGTGCCCTCGCTGGGCGAGGCGGAACGGGAGCTGGCCGAGGCGCTGCGGGACGCGACGGCGCTGCTGACCCGGCTGGACGTGGCCGGTTCGGGGCCGGTGGCCGAGGCGGCGGTGGACGCGTACCGGGCGCGGGCGGAGCGGGGGCGCGAGGTGCTGGCCCCGGGCTATCCACCGCGGGCGGTGCGTGTCCTTGAGCTGGCCCAGCGGGTCGGGCTGCTGATCTCGGTGGCGTACGAGAACGGGCACGGCGGCGCGGTGAGCGCGTCGGAGATGGCGGCACGGGGCGAGGCGCTGCGGCCGGTGGAACGGGTGGCCCGGCGGGCGCAGGTGGCGGCGTACAACGCGTATGTGGAGGAGCGCGCGCGGTAGGGGCGCGAGCGCCCCGGGTCGGCGGGAGCGCGTGCGGGCCGGGGCCGCGGGGGTGGCGGCTGGGGCCCCGGGCCCTGCGGGCCGGGCCCGGCCCGCGGTCGTGGTGGCCGGGGCCGGCCCGGCTCCCCTCAGCCCGCCGCTCCGTGGCGGACCGCCCAGAGTGCCGCCTGGGTGCGGTCGGCCAGGTCGAGCTTCATGAGGATGTTCGAGACGTGGGTCTTGACCGTCTTCTCGGAGAGGACCAGGGCCCGCGCGATCTCGCGGTTGGACCGGCCGTCGGCGATCAGGCCGAGCACTTCCCGCTCGCGTTCGGTGAGGGTGCTCCCCCGGCCGGTGCCCGCGCCCGGCTCGTCCTGGGCGAGCAGCGCCCCGGCCACCTCGGGCTGGAGCAGGACGTGCCCGGCGTGCACGGAGCGGATGGCGCCGGCCAGGGCGTCCGGGTCGACGTCCTTGTATACGTAGCCGGAGGCGCCCGCGCGCAGGGCGGGGACGACCGTGCGCTGCTCGGTGAAGCTGGTGACGATCAGCACCTTGGCCGGGTTCTCCAGCTCGCGGAGGCGGCGCAGCGCCTCGATGCCGTCGGTGCCGGGCATCTTGATGTCCATCAGTACGACGTCGGGCCGCAGCTCCTCCGTCCTGGCCACGCCCTCGGCGCCGTCGGCCGCCTCGCCGACGACCTCGATGTCGTCCTGGATCTCCAGGAACGTGCGCAGGCCGCGGCGGACGACCTGGTGGTCGTCGACGAGCAGCACCCTGATGATCCTGTCAGCCACCGGGGGTCTCCATCTCGATCGTGGTGCCCTTGCCGGGCGCGGATTCAACGGTGAGGCGGCCGCCGACGCCGCTCGCCCGGTCCCGCATGGAGACCAGGCCCAGGTGGCGCCCGGCCCGGCGGGTGGCGGCGGGTTCGAAGCCCCGGCCGTCGTCGGTGATCCGCAGCAGCGTGGCACCGTCGTGGCGGGCGAGGGTGACGTCGACGTGGGCCGCGTCGGCGTGGCGCAGGGCGTTGTGCAGGGCCTCCTGGGTGACCCGGAGCAGCGCTTCCTCCTGGGCGGCGGGCAGGGCCCGGACGCCGGTGGCGGTGAAGGTGACCCGGGCGGTGTGGGCCCGGTCGAGGACCTGGACCTGGGTGCGGAGGGTGGCGACGAGGCCGTCCTCATCCAGGGCGGCCGGGCGGAGCTCCACGACGGCGGCGCGCAGTTCGTCCACGGCCTCGGCGGCGAGGGCGGCGACCTGCTGGAGCTCGCCCTTGGCGCGGGCCGGGTCGCGGTCGACCAGGGCGGCGGCGGCCTGGGCGGTGAGCCGCAGCGAGAAGAGCTTCTGGCTGACCGCGTCGTGCAGCTCGTGGGCGAGGCGGGAGCGCTCCTCGGCGATGGTGAGCTCGCGGCTGCGTTCGTAGAGGCGGGCGTTCGTCAGGGCGATGGCCGCGTGCTGGGCGAGGATCGAGAGCAGTTCCTCGTCCTCGGCGTTGAAGCCGCAGACGCCCTCGGGCTTGGGGCACCTCTTGTTGGCGAGGAAGAGGGCGCCGATGGTCTCGTCGCCGTCCCGGATGGGCAGGCCGAGAAAGTCGGACATGTCGGGGTGGGCGCTGGGCCAGCCCCCGAAGCGGGGGTCCTTGCGGACGTCGGCGAGGCGCTCGGTCTTCGCGCCGTGGAGCATCGCGGCGAGGATGCCGTGCTGCCGGGGCAGCGGGCCGATGGCCTTCCACTGTTCGTCGCTGACGCCGTCCACGACGAACTGGGCGAAGCCGCCGTCGTCGTCGGGGACCCCGAGTGCGGCGTATTCGGCGTCCAGGAGTTCGCGGGCCGAGGCGACGATCGTCTTCAGGACGTCCCGCACCTCCAGGTGGCGGCTCATGGCGAGCAGCGCGGCACTGACGGCGGCGAGGCCGGAGGGCGGTCGGTGGCTCATGCGCCTCACCGTACCGGCGGCCTGTGCGCCCCGTATCGGACCGGAGGCGGCCGGGGACCGGGGCGGAAGGACTAGGACCTGCGGCCGGTACGCCGTGCGCGGGGGCGGAAACGACTGCCCGAACCCCCTCCGGAACGTCGCATTCCGAATTGCTTCAGCAACACAAGGTGATGCTGTTACTCGCCTGATGTGAGGCCGGGCATAGGGCCCACGTCACTTACGAAGCTGCCTAGTGGACCGAAAAGGGCGATTTGGACGGTGATGACCTGGGAGCGAACCCGGCAAACCGCCCACCATTCCACTACCCGGCTTCGTACGTCACACCTTTGCCACGGCATTTTGCCGCCGCTAAGAATTGAGCTCGTCCCCGACGGAGATGCGCAGTCGCTCCCGTCTTCGTCCTCCGTGAGGACCCCCCGAATTCGAAGAGGTAAGCCTGTATGTCCGCGTCCCGCTTCACCGGCCGTCTCCGTAACCTGAACAAGACCCAGAAGCTCTCCGCCGCCGGCGTCTCCGCCGTCGCCGCCGCTGCACTCTCCTTGTCCCTGGTGCCCGGTCACGCCGAGGCCGAGACCGAACCGCAGGCTCTCTCCGCCTCCCCGGTCATCTTCGACTCCGCGAGCTCCAAGCAGGCCCGCGCGATCCAGGACAGCGTCATTCAGCAGCACTCGACCGCCGAGAAGCTGGTCAAGGCCTCCGACGCCGCCAAGGCCAAGAAGGCCGCCGCGGTGAAGGCCAAGGCCAAGAAGGCCGAGAAGAAGGTCGAGCTGAAGAAGAAGGCGAAGGCCAAGGCGCACTCCAAGGCCAAGTCCCACAAGTCCGAGTCGCGCTCCAGCCGCTCCTCCGCCCGTACGCACCTGTACGGCAACAACCTGGACGGCTGGATCCGGGAGTCCCTCGACATCATGCACAAGAAGGGCATCCCGGGCACGTACGAGGGCCTGCACCGCAACATCATCCGCGAGTCCAGCGGTAACCCGAACGCGATCAACGACTGGGACATCAACGCCCAGAACGGCGTTCCGTCGATCGGTCTGCTCCAGATCATCAAGCCGACCTTCGACTACTACCACGTGTCCGGCACCCCGCACACGCAGTACGACCCGGTCGCCAACATCACCGCGTCGGCCAACTACGCCGCCGACAAGTACGGCTCGATCGACAACGTCAACAGCGCGTACTGATCCGCAGCGATCCGTACCGCCGACGACAGACGCCGAAGGGCGGCACCCCGCGTGGGTGCCGCCCTTCGGCGCGTGTCCGGGCCGGTTACTTGCGCATGACCTCGGGCTCGTGGCGGCGCAGCAGCCGCGCGACCGCGAAGCCGCAGATGACGCCGAGGAACAGCAGCACCGAGATGTTGATCCCCCACTGGCTCACCGAGTGCTCCCAGAGCGGGTCCAGGTCCGTGGGGTTCTTCTGGTCCCACGGCGGCATCAGATGCGCGAGGTCGAGTGTGGAGCCCGCGCCCGCGATGGCCCAGCGGGACGGCATCAGCCAGGCGAACTGCTCCAGGCCGGGCGAGCCGTACACCTGGAACAGGATGCCGGTGAAGACGACCTGGACGATCGCGAACATGACCAGCAGCGGCATGGTCTTCTCGGAGGTCTTCACCAGCGAGGAGATCACCAGGCCGAACATCATCGAGGTGAAGCCGAGCGCGATGATCGTCACGCAGAGCTCGACGGCCGGCGGCATGATCAGGCCCTCTTCGGGCAGATCGCGGGTGGCGAAGCCGATGCCGCAGATGATGACGCCCTGGATGGCCGTGATCACGCCGAGCACGATCACCTTGGACATCAGGTAGGCCGAGCGGGAGAGGCCGGTGGCCCGTTCCCGTTCGTAGATGACCCGTTCCTTGATCAGTTCTCGTACGGAGTTGGCCGCCGCGGAGAACGTCATGCCGATCACCAGGATCAGCATGATCGTTCCGGCGTCGCCGTTGAACCGGGACGGCGGCTTCGGCGGGGCGAGACCGAAGTCCGCGGGGATGACCACGCTGACGATGCCGAGCACCGCGGGCAGGATCACCATCAGACCCATGAAGCCCTTGTCGGAGCCGATCACCGAGAGGTAGCGGCGCATCAGCGTCCACAGCTGCGTGCCCCAGCCCTGCGGCTTCGGCGGGCGCATCTGCTGCGGCGGCGGCATGTGCACGGACTGCACGGCGGCGGCGTCGATGTCGGCGGCGTACATCTGGTAGTGCTGCGAACCGCGCCAGCGGCCCGACCAGTCGTAGTCGCGGTAGTTCTCGAACGCCGAGAAGACGTCGGCCCAGGTGGTGTAGCCGAAGAAGTTCAGCGCCTCGTCCGGCGGGCCGAAGTACGCCACGGCACCGCCCGGCGCCATCACCAGGAGCTTGTCGCAGATGGCCAGCTCGGCCACCGAGTGCGTGACGACCAGGACGGTACGGCCGTCGTCGGCCAGTCCGCGCAGCAGCTGCATCACGTCGCGGTCCATGCCCGGGTCGAGGCCGGAGGTCGGCTCGTCCAGGAAGATCAGCGACGGCTTGGTGAGCAGCTCCAGCGCCACCGAGACGCGCTTGCGCTGGCCGCCGGAGAGCGAGGTGACCTTCTTGTCCTTGTGGATGTCGAGCTTGAGCTCGGTCAGGACCTCGTGTATCCGGGCCTGGCGCTCGGCCTCGGTGGTGTCCGCGGGGAAGCGGAGCTTGGCCGCGTACTTCAGGGCGCGGGTGACGGTCAGTTCCTTGTGCAGGATGTCGTCCTGCGGGACCAGACCGATGCGCTGGCGGAGCTCGGCGAACTGCTTGTAGAGGTTCCGGTTGTCGTAGAGGACATCGCCCTGGTTGGCGGGCCGGTAGCCGGTGAGCGCCTTGAGCAGGGTGGACTTGCCGGAGCCGGACGGGCCGATGACGCCGATGAGCGACTTCTCCGGGACGCCGAACGAGACGTCCTTGAGGATCTGCTTGCCGCCGTCGACCGTGACCGTGAGGTGGCGGGCCGCGAAGGAGACCTCACCGGTGTCGACGAACTCTTCCAGCCGGTCCCCGACGAGCCGGAACGTCGAGTGACCGACGCCGACGGTATCGTTCGGGCCGATGAGCGCCGAGCCGGACTTGGAGAGCGGCTGGCCGTTGACGTACGTGCCGTTGTGCGAGCCGAGGTCGCGGATCTCGAAGCGGCCGTCGGGCGTCGCGTGGAACTCGGCGTGGTTGCGGGAGACCTGGAGGTCCGAGACGACCAGGTCGTTCTCCAGCGCACGGCCGATCCGCATCACCCGGCCGAGGGCCAGCTGGTGGAACGTGGTCGGGCTGCGGTCCCCGTAGACCGGCGCCGCTCCCGCCGGACCGGTGCCGGGTCCGGGCGGGCCCGGGGCCCCGCCCTGCTGCGGCACGTGCGGCTGCTGGGGCTGCTGCCAGCCCTGCTGCTGCGGCGGGACGGGCTGCTGAGGTGCCTGCTGCTGGGGCGCCGGCTGCTGCCAGCCAGGTCCGCCCTGCTGGGGCTGGTGCGGCGGGGTCTGCTGCGGCTGCGCGGGACCGGCGGCCCGGCCGCTGTAGACGCCCGCGGCGCTCAGGCTCAGCCGGGGTCCGTCGGTGGCGTTGCCCAGGTTCACGGTGGAGCCGGCCGCGATCTCCATCTGGTGGATCCGCTGCCCGTGCACGTACGTGCCGTTGGTGCTGCCGTGGTCCTCGATGAACCAACTGCGCCCGTTCCAGCTGATCGTGGCGTGCCGCCACGACACTCTGGCGTCATCGATCGCCATGTCCCCCTGCGGATCGCGCCCCAGGGTGTATGTCCTGGACGGATCGAGCGTCCAGGCCCTGCCATTCAATTCCAGTACGAGTTCCGGCACTCCGCGCCCCACTAGTTGTCCCCCGTGTTACCCCCGTCGCAGGGAGTCTAGGGATGCTGAACATCGTGGGGAACTATTCCAGGATCAGTCCCGGATACGAAAGCCGGGCGGCCGAGGGTGACCTCACCGAGACCTGCGCGGCCAGGCGAAAGGGGACGGACCGGGTGCGGGTGCCCGGGGTGTCCGGCACTCGGGACGGGCTGCCTGCGCGCGCTCGGGGACCGATACGGTGGGTGCACCATGAGCGTATCCCGGCCTCCTGAGCCCGCCCTGTCTCCCGAGCCCGCCGCGTCCCGGCAGGGTCCGGACGTGCCGACCCTGCTGGTGAAGATCTTCGGGAAGGACCGCCCCGGGATCACCGCGGGCCTCTTCGACACCCTCGCCGCCTACTCGGTCGACGTGGTCGACATCGAGCAGGTCGTGACCCGGGGCCGCATCGTCCTGTGCGCGCTGGTCACCGCGCCCACCGCGGGCGGGACCACCGAGGGCGAGCTGCGGGCCACCGTGCACAGCTGGGCGGAGTCGCTGAAGCTCCAGGCCGAGATCATCTCCGGCACCGGCGACAACCGGCCGCGCGGCGTCGGCCGTTCCCACGTCACGGTGCTGGGGCACCCGCTGACCGCGGAGTCCACGGCGGCCATAGCGGCCCGGATCACCTCGACCGGCGGGAACATCGACCGCATCTTCCGGCTGGCGAAGTACCCCGTCACGGCGGTCGAGTTCGCGGTGTCCGGTACGGGGACCGAGGAGCTGCGCTCCGCGCTGGCGCCGGAGGCCGCGGGCATCGGCGTGGACGTGGCGGTCGTCTCGGCGGGGCTGAGCCGCCGGGCGCAGCGGCTCGTCGTGATGGACGTCGACTCGACGCTGATCCAGGACGAGGTCATCGAGCTGTTCGCGGCGCACGCGGGCTGCGAGGCCGAGGTCGCCGAGGTGACCGAGCGGGCGATGCGCGGCGAGCTGGACTTCGAGCAGTCGCTGCACGCCCGGGTGGCGCTGCTCGCGGGGCTCGACGTGTCCGTGGTGGAGAAGGTCCGCGCCGAGGTCCGGCTGACGCCGGGGGCCCGGACGCTGATCCGTACGCTGAAGCGGCTCGGCTACCAAGTGGGCGTGGTCTCGGGCGGTTTCACGCAGGTGACCGACGATCTGAAGGAGCGCCTGGGGCTCGACTTCGCCTCCGCCAACACGCTGGAGGTCGTGGACGGCAAGCTCACGGGCCGGGTGACCGGGGACATCGTGGACCGGGCGGGCAAGGCCCGGCTGCTGCGGAGCTTCGCCGCCGAGGCGGGGGTGCCGCTGGCGCAGACGGTGGCGATCGGTGACGGGGCCAATGACCTGGACATGCTGAACACGGCGGGGCTCGGGGTCGCGTTCAACGCGAAGCCGGTGGTCCGCGAGGCCGCGCACACGGCGGTGAACGTGCCGTTCCTGGACACCGTGCTCTATCTGCTCGGCGTCTCCCGCGAGGAGGTCGAGGCAGCCGACGGCCTCGTGGAGTAGCTTCCGCCCGCTGCTACGGGAAGGGCCCCGGCGCGCACCTCGCGGTGTGTGCCGGGGCCCTTCGCGTACGGGCGGCGGGTCAGTCGTTGGGGGTCCAGTACTCGGCGAGCCGGCCGACGCCGTGCTCGACGCTCTTCCAGGGGCCGGTGAACCCGACCACGGCGAAGGCGGCGGTCGGGAAGCCGCCGCCCCCCATCCGGGCGAGCGCGTCGCCCTCGCCGCTGCCGGAGAGGGCGTCGGCGAGCGCGTGCATGCCGGGGTTGTGGCCGATGACCAGCAGGTCGGCGACGTCGTCCGGGGTCTCGTTGACCAGGGCGATCAGCTCGCCGAGCGATGCCTCGTAGAGCCGCTCCTCGTACACGGTCCTGGGGCGCTCGGGCATCTCGTGCACGGCCAGTTTCCACGTCTCACGCGTTCTGACGGCGGTCGAGCAGAGGGCCAGGTCGAAGACGATCCCGGAATCGGCGAGCCTGCGGCCCACCATGGGGGCCTCCATGCGGCCACGCTCGGCCAGCGGCCGCTCGTGGTCGGACTCCTGCGACCATTCCGCCTTGGCATGCCTGAGAAGGACGATCCTGCGAGATGTATCGGCGCTCATACACCTCAGCTTCGCATGAAACGCGCCAGCTGGCGCAGGGTGTTGGAGGCTTCGTGCCCCGGGGCCGGAGGTCAGCGGGTCACCAGCTCCACGAGGTGCCGCAGCAGCTGGCCGGTCGCCGATTCACCGGTGGCGGCCTGCGCCTGGCCCGGTCCGGCGATCAGCAGCAGGAGCGCGGCGAAGGCCACGGCGGGCAGCGCGACGGCCCACCACGGCAGCCGTACGTCGACGCCGCTCGGCTCCGGACGGGTGGTGTGCGTACGGGCCGGCATGTCCGCCTCCGTGGGTGGTCGGTTCTGATACTCAGAACCTACGGAGACGGGGGCGCCGCTCCCATCCGGTGACCCACCCACTTCACCCTGACCCTGGCCCCCTAGGGGATAGGGGTGCTAGCCCCACCCCTGCCGGGGCGGTGCGTCACGGGGACGCGAGGGAGGCGATGACGCCGACGACGACCGTGATCAGCAGCATGGCCCCGAGGACGAGGAGCAGCTTCTTCTGACCGTTCTGGGGATTCGGATCGAGCACAGGTGACATGGCCCCAGTCTCGCATCTCAGGATTCGTCCTCGATCGTCCGGTCACGCCCGGCCAGGACGCCCACGACCATCTGCGGCACCATCAGGGCGGCCATCAGCGCGATCGGCACGCCCCAGCCGCCGCTGTGCTGGTAGAGCACGCCGACCAGGAGCGGTCCGGGGATCGAGATCAGGTAGCCGGTGGACTGGGCGAACGCGGACAGCCGGACCACTCCGGCGCCGCTGCGGGCCCGCATCCCGATCATCGTGAGGGCGAGCGGGAACGCGCAGTTCGAGATGCCCAGGAGCAGCGCCCAGGCCCAGGCTCCACCGGAGGGGGCCAGGTAGAGGCCCGCGTAGCCGGTGAGGCCGCAGGCGCCGAGGAAGACGACGATCGGGCCCTGGGCGCGCATCCGGGCGGCGACGCGCGGGATCACGAAGGCGAGCGGGACACCCATGGCCATGGTGACCGCGAGCAGGACGCCCGCGGTGCCGGCGGAGACCCCGGCGTCCCGGAAGATCTGGGGCATCCAGCCCATGGTGATGTACGCGGCGGTGGCCTGGAGGCCGAAGAAGCAGGCGAGAGCCCAGGCGGTCCGGCTGCGGGTGATCCGGAGCTCCGGGGCCTCGGGCCGCGCGGCGGCCGGGACGGGCTCGTGGGCGGTGGCCCGGGCCCGCAGCAGCGGGATCCAGGGCAGGATCGCGGCGGCGGCCAGCACGGCCCAGATGCCGAGTCCGGCCTTCCAGCTGCCGCCCAGCGCGTCGGTCAGGGGCACGGTCACGGCGGCGGCGAGCGAGGTGCCGAGGGCCAGGGCCATGGAGTAGAGCCCGGTCATGGAGCCGACGCGGTCGGGGAACCAGCGCTTGACGATCACCGGCATCAGGACGTTGCTGACAGCGATGCCCATGAGGGCCAGGGCGCTGGCGGCCAGGAAGCCCGCGGTGCCGCCGATCAGGGGCCGGATCACCAGGCCCGCCGTGATGGCGACCATGCCCGCGCAGACCACCGCACCGGGGCCGAAGCGGCGGGCGAGGCGTGGCGCCATGACACCGAAGACCGCGAAGCAGAGCGGGGGTACGGAGGTGAGGACCCCGGCGACGCTGCCGCTCATGTGCAGCCCGTCCCGGACCTCTTCGAGGAGGGCGCCGAGGCTGGTGATGGCGGGGCGGAGGTTGAGCGCGGTGAGGACGAGCCCGATGGCGACCAGGCGCAGCGTCCACGGCGAGGGGCCGGTCCGCGGGGCGGGGGCGTCGGCGCGGGTGGCTGCCGGGGCGCCGGGGTTCAGGGTCCCGGTCGCGGTCTGGGGAGTCGTCTCTTCGTCACGCATGGGGCCATCATAGAATCATGGGATGATTGATTGTCCATTCCGTCCGCCCACCGGGCCCTGAGAAGATCGGGCCCATGAGCAGTTGCGACCGAGGAGCACCATGGCGCTGACGTCCCCGAGGCGTTCGGCTCTCGCCGACCAGGTGATTGCCCAGCTGAGGAACCAGATCACCACGGGCGAGTGGCCGGTGGGTTCCCGCATCCCGACCGAACCCGAGCTGGTCGAGCAGCTGGGGGTGGCCCGCAACACGGTCCGTGAGGCGGTCCGGGCGCTCGCGCACAACGGGCTGCTGGACATCCGGCAGGGCTCGGGCACCTATGTGGTCGCCACCAGCGAGCTGGCCGGGGTGATGCACCGCCGGTTCGCCTCGGCGGACCCGCGGCACATCGCGGAGCTCCGGTCGACCCTGGAGTCCTCGGCGGCGCGCCTGGCGGCGGTCCGGCGCACCGACCGGGACCTGAAGCAGCTGGACGCGCTGATGCGGCGGCGCGAGGAGACCTGGGCCGCCGGGGACGCCGAGGCGTTCGTGGCCGCCGACGCGACGCTGCACCTGGCCGTGGTGGCCGCTTCCCACAACGACGTGCTGACGGGGCTCTACGCGGACCTGGGCGACCTGCTGCGGGACTACCTGCGCGGCGACGTCGGCCAGGAACTGCGGCCGGAGAACCACATGGACCACAGCCGCCTGGTCGAGGCGATCCGGGCGGGCGACGCGGAGACGGCGGCGACGGAGGCCGCGAGCCACGCGCTGACCTGCCTGGCTGACCGGGTCTAGGCCCTGGGCGCCGCACTGTGGGTGACCCAGGCGGAGGCGACTTCCTTCCAGCAGCGGTCGGCGAGGCGCACCGTGCGCCCCGGTCCGACCGTCACCGGCTTGGAGTCCGCGTCCACGTCCCACCAGCGGGCGCACTCGGTGTGCAGCTGGACGCGGTCGGCCGAGGGGTACGGGTTGTGGCAGTAGGCGACGACCCGGGAGCCCTCGACGGACGTACGGCATTCGGAGCCGGCGGGCTCGGGGCTGGGCGCGGGCGGCGCGGCCGCACCGGCGGCTCCGACGTGCCCGGCGGCGTACAGGCCGGCCGGGACGAGCAGCGCGGCGACGACCGCGCCGGAGGCCAGCAGGGAACGGGTTCGGTGAGGTGCGCGTCGCACAGCGATCTCCTCCCCACACCTGGCCGGAAGTCCGGTTCCTCCACATTCTGCGGTGGATCGTCCGGCTTTTCGACCTGAGCGCGGCAAGGGCGTACGCACAGCGGAAACGGCCGCGCACCGCCTCCGGGGACTCCGGGGGCGGTGCGCGGTCGGAACGTACGGGACCGGGAGGTCAGGCGCCCATCATGTGCACGCCGCTGTCGACGTGGATGATCTCGCCGGTGGTCCGCGGGAAGAAGTCCGAGAGCAGCGCGACGATGCCGCGGCCGGCCGGCTCCGGGTCCTTCATGTCCCAGGCCAGCGGCGCGCGGGTGTTCCACACGTCGGCGAGCTCACCGAAGCCCGGGATGGACTTGGCGGCCAT
Proteins encoded in this window:
- a CDS encoding transglycosylase SLT domain-containing protein, whose protein sequence is MSASRFTGRLRNLNKTQKLSAAGVSAVAAAALSLSLVPGHAEAETEPQALSASPVIFDSASSKQARAIQDSVIQQHSTAEKLVKASDAAKAKKAAAVKAKAKKAEKKVELKKKAKAKAHSKAKSHKSESRSSRSSARTHLYGNNLDGWIRESLDIMHKKGIPGTYEGLHRNIIRESSGNPNAINDWDINAQNGVPSIGLLQIIKPTFDYYHVSGTPHTQYDPVANITASANYAADKYGSIDNVNSAY
- a CDS encoding GAF domain-containing sensor histidine kinase, which produces MSHRPPSGLAAVSAALLAMSRHLEVRDVLKTIVASARELLDAEYAALGVPDDDGGFAQFVVDGVSDEQWKAIGPLPRQHGILAAMLHGAKTERLADVRKDPRFGGWPSAHPDMSDFLGLPIRDGDETIGALFLANKRCPKPEGVCGFNAEDEELLSILAQHAAIALTNARLYERSRELTIAEERSRLAHELHDAVSQKLFSLRLTAQAAAALVDRDPARAKGELQQVAALAAEAVDELRAAVVELRPAALDEDGLVATLRTQVQVLDRAHTARVTFTATGVRALPAAQEEALLRVTQEALHNALRHADAAHVDVTLARHDGATLLRITDDGRGFEPAATRRAGRHLGLVSMRDRASGVGGRLTVESAPGKGTTIEMETPGG
- a CDS encoding ABC transporter ATP-binding protein is translated as MSDVLELVDVSVVRDGRALVDDVSWSVKEGERWVILGPNGAGKTTLLNIASSYLFPTKGTVSVLGERLGGVGTDVFDLRPRIGIAGVALAEKLPRRQTVLQTVLTAAYGMTATWNENYDKVDEDRARAFLDRLGMTEYLDRKFGTLSEGERKRTLIARAMMTDPELLLLDEPAAGLDLGGREDLVRRLGRLARDPYAPSMIMVTHHVEEIAPGFTHVLMIRQGKVLAAGPMETELTSRNLSLCFGLPLVVEHQGERYTARGLPLG
- a CDS encoding ABC transporter ATP-binding protein/permease, which produces MGRGVPELVLELNGRAWTLDPSRTYTLGRDPQGDMAIDDARVSWRHATISWNGRSWFIEDHGSTNGTYVHGQRIHQMEIAAGSTVNLGNATDGPRLSLSAAGVYSGRAAGPAQPQQTPPHQPQQGGPGWQQPAPQQQAPQQPVPPQQQGWQQPQQPHVPQQGGAPGPPGPGTGPAGAAPVYGDRSPTTFHQLALGRVMRIGRALENDLVVSDLQVSRNHAEFHATPDGRFEIRDLGSHNGTYVNGQPLSKSGSALIGPNDTVGVGHSTFRLVGDRLEEFVDTGEVSFAARHLTVTVDGGKQILKDVSFGVPEKSLIGVIGPSGSGKSTLLKALTGYRPANQGDVLYDNRNLYKQFAELRQRIGLVPQDDILHKELTVTRALKYAAKLRFPADTTEAERQARIHEVLTELKLDIHKDKKVTSLSGGQRKRVSVALELLTKPSLIFLDEPTSGLDPGMDRDVMQLLRGLADDGRTVLVVTHSVAELAICDKLLVMAPGGAVAYFGPPDEALNFFGYTTWADVFSAFENYRDYDWSGRWRGSQHYQMYAADIDAAAVQSVHMPPPQQMRPPKPQGWGTQLWTLMRRYLSVIGSDKGFMGLMVILPAVLGIVSVVIPADFGLAPPKPPSRFNGDAGTIMLILVIGMTFSAAANSVRELIKERVIYERERATGLSRSAYLMSKVIVLGVITAIQGVIICGIGFATRDLPEEGLIMPPAVELCVTIIALGFTSMMFGLVISSLVKTSEKTMPLLVMFAIVQVVFTGILFQVYGSPGLEQFAWLMPSRWAIAGAGSTLDLAHLMPPWDQKNPTDLDPLWEHSVSQWGINISVLLFLGVICGFAVARLLRRHEPEVMRK
- a CDS encoding response regulator, translated to MADRIIRVLLVDDHQVVRRGLRTFLEIQDDIEVVGEAADGAEGVARTEELRPDVVLMDIKMPGTDGIEALRRLRELENPAKVLIVTSFTEQRTVVPALRAGASGYVYKDVDPDALAGAIRSVHAGHVLLQPEVAGALLAQDEPGAGTGRGSTLTEREREVLGLIADGRSNREIARALVLSEKTVKTHVSNILMKLDLADRTQAALWAVRHGAAG